The Besnoitia besnoiti strain Bb-Ger1 chromosome Unknown contig00218, whole genome shotgun sequence DNA segment tgtatttctattctaggttccttagtatgggcacatcatatgatgacagtcggtctagaggtagataccagagcttatttctctgctatgactattatgattgcaattcctaccggtactaagattttcaactggttaggtacctatatggctagccatacaactacaagaactgtagatctatgggctgctcttagttttatcctattgtttactctaggtggtactacaggtgtagttatgggtaacgctggtatggatattgccctacatgatacatactatattgtagctcatttccatttcgtattatctcttggtgcagtactagctactatatgtggctttatcttctatagcagagatatgttcggagatactgtaaatctattccatgtaaataccggtgcttctccatatttaagcatctggtttgtagtcttcttaggtagtatcttattaattttcatccctatgcatatacttggtttcaacgttatgccaagaaggataccagattaccctgattatctttgttatattaatacatggtgttcaattggttctatatccacaatagttatcatcttaactatgctctgctaatgcacttaacatgatggtcatgaaaagcacaagagaacttggatccggtaaacaaagaccttcaagatctaaaccagtagtccaactcgtagtatatactcccagaaaaagctgataaataatcctgtctcagagatgataactccaagtacgatgctactgattagactagcatctgagtagtagttttctctcgctgttaagatgagtgagaacaagaatccatatattacgcctagaacataaccgatgtggaataatcttaatgtagtaggatattgaaatccaacacttttagctgtcttaagcagtccagtgggggggtggtggtgtactgcaatcataaagaacttggttgtctgtatctcataaccggagtcatcttcagtattctaggaactataatgtctttgtttattcgatttgagtgaacacataagatcatcgaatttaacggtatgctcctgaaagtaacggtacaagctgtaaacaaaggactccttaacttaaactgaggagtcaagtaggtacaaaccgtacaaggattaattatgtccatctgtgcatctaagttgagactatcggttatatattttagacgctaacttcccggctaaactttgacttattaaaccagcctgggatcataaaagtactatgtatggtaagattgagcgtggactatcgaatgaaacaatgtgctccaacgctagtctaagtctctaacataccttttacctacaactgtacggaacgtaacaaacctccaggcaaagaacttggtattctgttctaattccccgtggtaaacacagtcaacgaatggcggaaggagcattcatatgttatgcagtgtcttaggagagatactctagatttagcattcatctacagctacggtaactgttgtgtttaaatagcggttaacctttccttttccttacgtactcagggcatgcaataccaatcagataacaactgaagctagactccatgttacacttactaaaatgggattcctaggttgatataaactacctttttctggggagtatatactac contains these protein-coding regions:
- a CDS encoding uncharacterized protein (encoded by transcript BESB_042430), translated to MIAVHHHPPTGLLKTAKSVGFQYPTTLRLFHIGYVLGVIYGFLFSLILTARENYYSDASLISSIVLGVIISETGLFISFFWEYILRVGLLV